The nucleotide sequence GGCGCCGCTGCGGGACGGTCTGAAGTCGCTCCAGCTGGCGTTCCGCGAGGCGTCGGTCGTACCGGACGAGATCGGCCAGGGCCCCGGCGAGAAGTACACCGGGCCGGTCTACGGCTGAGCCGGCTGACGGCTGACGGCTGACGGCTGAGCGTCGGTTCTTTACGGCCGTACGTACAGGGGCTCGCCCGGTGGCGCCGCTTCCGGCGGCAGCAGGGCCAGATCCAGGCCGCGCACCAGCCGGGCCCTGAGTACCTCGTCGGCGGCCAGTGCCTCGGCGATCCTGCGGGCCGCTTCGGCGGGCGGCGCCGCGTCGTCCAGTACGAGCGCGAGGGTGCCGTCCGCGCTGCCGGGGCCGAGATGCGCGCGCCGCACGGCGGGCTCGGCGGCCACGGCCGACCGTACGGCCGCGGTGACGGCCGGGTCGGCCAGCGGGTCGGTGCTGACGCGGCCCTCGGCGAGCGCGCGCAGCGCGGCGCCGGTGAGCTGGTAGGTGACGGGGCCCGCCAGGTCGAGTACGAGCGTGTCCGCCCGCTCGTGCGCCGCCGCCTCCAGGGCCTGCCGCAGCGGTACGGCGACGGGCCTGGCCGCCGGGTCCCAGCGGGCCAGCGACGCGGTCGAGGTGAAGGCGGGCAGGGCGCGCCGGTCGCCCGCGCGGAGCGTGGGGACCGCCATGTCGCTGGTCTTCTCGCGGCGCAGCCCGTTCTCGTCCTCCTCGCTCTCGCCGAGTACGGCGACGACGGGGACCAGCAGCCGGGCGCCGCTGAGCGCCGCGAGCACCTGCGGCTCGGCCGACCTGTCGGCGGCCCACGCGGCGAGCGCGGTGCTGAGCGCGGCGTCGGCCGTGCCGTCGTCGGCGGAGAATCCGGGGTCGGGGATGTTCTTGAGGGCCACGGGGTGAGCGTATCGGGGCGGGTCGCCGCCCCACGGCGGCGGGACGGGCCGGCAGCCGGGGCCTGGGTCAGCGGCCGAGGGAGTGGCGCCTGCCGCGCCACAGCACCACCGCGGCCGCCAGGAACAGTCCGCCGAGGCCGCCGGCGACCGGAGCCAGCCAGCTGGACGGTTCGGACTTCTCGCGCGGGGCGTCCGGGCCCGCGCCGAAATACCGCCGGG is from Streptomyces sp. NBC_00370 and encodes:
- a CDS encoding SseB family protein is translated as MALKNIPDPGFSADDGTADAALSTALAAWAADRSAEPQVLAALSGARLLVPVVAVLGESEEDENGLRREKTSDMAVPTLRAGDRRALPAFTSTASLARWDPAARPVAVPLRQALEAAAHERADTLVLDLAGPVTYQLTGAALRALAEGRVSTDPLADPAVTAAVRSAVAAEPAVRRAHLGPGSADGTLALVLDDAAPPAEAARRIAEALAADEVLRARLVRGLDLALLPPEAAPPGEPLYVRP